From a single Sphaeramia orbicularis chromosome 4, fSphaOr1.1, whole genome shotgun sequence genomic region:
- the LOC115417608 gene encoding LOW QUALITY PROTEIN: vitellogenin-like (The sequence of the model RefSeq protein was modified relative to this genomic sequence to represent the inferred CDS: inserted 2 bases in 1 codon; deleted 1 base in 1 codon), giving the protein MRVVVLALTLALVAIYKMHFSPQFKTNKLYEYKYEAAVLGKLPEDTKSGLKMTSKVHISVLRDDQHIMKLEDVKFFEHSKAEYGNRFIPAKTDALEAQLMKPIKFRYENGEVKEVSTADGVSIQAQNIANSILNLLQVKVKKTLNIYELYEDGTQGECKNLYVIPEEESRGCMQLMKTRDLEHCRERTMKFSGLAYTTKLAKSQQDPHEGQNLKGVTTYYYDLNMADKVQIMAVNATEVIEFIPVQEMKGAAQIMTEQILTFHNILDGVLDVPSHLHYSVERRSLKYKFSTEHLQTPINLIQPERSQSRIEEYLRKLVQFNVNQVNENAPEVFLGLIHNLRRISYEELKNILDRHWNAPQYRSLLLKTIPAIGTNVALKFIHEKLLHGNNQINTAELIQLLIGSFHMVTADPEAVELLEQMAFNQDLQQTLRNEYTGVRDILMLGYGTMISKYSIEEPERADKYVKRIRDQLNRAVEEDDIHEILLLLKVLGNTGHPSAIKSISKCLLLPADKPEVKRIRTEAIGAMKNIAKKHHRMIEETVLPLYLDKTLDSELRILACWLLFESKPRLTMVSTMVRSLRTERDIQVASFVHSLVWQMSQSTAAIHAELHPLCKVVLVYVLTLLLHKCLYRAQASKIALKLLRQNQSLNLRRRWESLDFVYSKAIHMDYYNNTLKLGADGSLVFINDHATLFPKTIVAKTSAYFSGATADVLEVGVKLEGLQEALRKKQITESQDRLTKMQRILSTISHFRNLPARGPLFSAYAKVFGQEIAFVTIDKPMITKAVELAKEAAQHYGRNFVDALLSGDARYSESFVNPVLVAEMKCVIPTIGGIPFEMSLSTAAVAAADVQVHIASTPKQDGSNDDLLNRKYQLETEIRPRIDMTTFAVMGANTEALQVAILSRAKFSSFVPAKISAGLDITDENFKIDILPVSMPKNIVDIEVETIPVARNIDNTTVNVQELSSLEELSSADTWSQKTLSQRSADIKQWKAARKTRCIKVFGAMQVCLSIATNSSASRRDKALTGKHSLALSLKPIEGEPVEKLQMEVQVGQNAARKMMKQVDQCAEEIIEGRPILTKLRKILAPSHRNSSRSASSSSVSSSSSSSSSSSHPTSNAIDAVIQAFGLQRRRSSSSSSSSRSSSSKIRSSSRRRRRGSRRSSKRSSSISSSSRRSRSSSSSSSSVSSSSRSSSRSRSSSSSSRSDSRSRRSRRSSSSSRRSSSSSRSNSSSRTSRTSRTSRTSRRSSSRSLRSSSASSASSLMSIFSSSSSSSSRSRNSKESQRRSASSFVSRSASSQASNTKDKSFDDPNVTILLKVVRADMKPQGYQITTYMDRSTTKLHMILADLAEDWMVRADVVPRVHRAIAKIRWGEKCRGYNTTITAETGLVGQNPAARLKVQWMKFHPTYMQYRFGKMSNIPHRMNNRKFAAKHENSTNQISFTVVATSEKTINVIVKENRVIYKKRVELPIRLPLSYMDDLTPINGVSNKVTYLFAKAGSAQCMFDGTTLVTFNKNHFQNYQPLPCYQVLAQDCTGEVKFIVLLKKDENGQHHINAKIADFDLDLYPMDAEVVVKINNREIPRDTQLYVMNEGAIMIKRRGKGISVTAGSFGLNELYFDKESWKVDIEDWMRGRVCGICGMADGQVSKGFYGPDGHEIKNPVSFTHSWVLSAQSCRDNSECRLRLETLQRQKQFQGQQVTCSSVERVLQCLPGCXPVRTTPITVGFNCQQAGGQHSSEVTSVHNHSADLMETVQAHLGCSCNAQCA; this is encoded by the exons ATGAGAGTTGTTGTGCTAGCCCTGACGCTGGCCCTAGTGG CCATATACAAAATGCATTTCT CTCCTCAGTTTAAAACCAACAAGCTTTATGAATACAAGTATGAAGCAGCGGTCCTGGGTAAATTACCAGAGGACACAAAATCTGGTCTCAAAATGACAAGCAAAGTTCACATCAGTGTCCTAAGAGATGACCAGCACATCATGAAG CTTGAGGACGTTAAATTCTTTGAGCACAGTAAAGCTGAGTATGGAAATCGTTTCATCCCAGCAAAAACTGATGCTCTGGAAGCTCAGCTCATGAAGCCCATCAAGTTTAGGTATGAAAATGGTGAGGTGAAAGAAGTAAGCACTGCTGATGGAGTCTCAATACAGGCACAAAATATCGCAAACAGCATCCTGAATCTTCTTCAAGTCAAAGTCAAGAAAACACTGAACATCTATGAGTTGTATGAG GATGGAACTCAAGGTGAGTGCAAAAACTTATATGTCATCCCTGAAGAAGAATCCAGGGGATGCATGCAATTGATGAAGACCAGAGATTTGGAACACTGCCGAGAGAGGACCATGAAATTCTCAGGGTTGGCATACACTACAAAGTTGGCAAAGAGCCAGCAG GATCCTCATGAAGGTCAAAACCTGAAAGGTGTTACAACATACTATTATGACTTGAACATGGCTGACAAAGTCCAAATCATGGCTGTAAATGCTACCGAAGTGATTGAATTCATACCTGTCCAAGAGATGAAAGGAGCTGCTCAAATAATGACAGA GCAAATCCTGACTTTCCATAACATTTTGGATGGTGTTCTGGATGTACCCTCTCACCTCCATTATTCAGTGGAGCGAAGATCCCTCAAGTACAAGTTTTCCACCGAGCATCTTCAGACACCTATCAACCTCATACAGCCTGAAAGATCACAGAGCCGG ATTGAAGAATATCTAAGGAAACTGGTCCAGTTCAATGTTAACCAAGTCAATGAGAATGCACCTGAGGTTTTCCTTGGGCTGATTCACAACCTTCGGAGAATCAGCTATGAAGAGCTGAAAAACATATTAGATCGACACTGGAACGCTCCTCAATACAG ATCACTGCTTTTAAAAACCATTCCTGCCATCGGTACAAATGTTGCTCTGAAATTCATCCATGAGAAACTGCTGCATGGCAACAACCAAATCAACACTGCTGAACTTATTCAGTTATTGATTGGATCCTTCCACATGGTGACAGCAGATCCTGAGGCTGTTGAGCTGCTTGAG CAAATGGCTTTTAACCAAGATTTACAACAAACTCTGAGAAATGAATACACGGGTGTGCGTGACATCCTCATGCTTGGTTATGGTACCATGATTTCAAAATACTCTATTGAGGAGCCTGAGCGTGCTGACAAATACGTAAAG CGCATCCGGGACCAACTTAACAGAGCTGTCGAAGAGGATGATATACACGAAATCCTCCTGCTTCTGAAGGTTTTGGGAAACACTGGTCATCCATCTGCCATTAAGTCAATCTCAAAGTGCCTGCTTCTTCCAGCAGATAAACCAGAAGTTAAGAGAATCCGTACTGAAGCCATTGGGGCCATGAAGAACATCGCAAAGAAACATCACAGAATG ATCGAGGAAACTGTTCTTCCACTTTACTTGGACAAAACTCTTGACTCAGAGCTCCGTATACTTGCATGCTGGCTGCTGTTTGAGTCGAAGCCTCGGTTGACGATGGTTTCCACCATGGTCCGCAGTTTAAGGACAGAGAGAGACATTCAAGTTGCATCCTTCGTACATTCTCTGGTTTGGCAGATGTCCCAGAGCACTGCTGCTATCCATGCTGAACT GCATCCTTTGTGTAAAGTGGTACTAGTATATGTATTAACTCTGCTCCTTCATAAATGTCTTTACAGGGCACAAGCTTCCAAAATTGCTCTCAAACTCTTACGCCAAAATCAAAGTCTAAACTTACGCAGAAGATGGGAAAGTCTGGACTTTGTCTACAGCAAAGCCATCCATATGGACTACTACAACA ATACCTTGAAGCTTGGTGCTGATGGAAGCCTTGTCTTCATCAATGACCACGCAACTTTATTCCCAAAAACGATTGTGGCTAAGACCAGCGCTTACTTTTCTGGAGCTACTGCTGATGTTCTAGAG GTTGGAGTGAAACTGGAGGGACTGCAGGAGGCTCTTCGGAAGAAACAGATCACTGAAAGCCAGGACAGGTTAACCAAGATGCAGCGTATCCTTAGCACT ATCAGTCATTTCAGGAATTTGCCTGCACGTGGGCCACTGTTTTCTGCATACGCCAAGGTCTTTGGACAAGAAATTGCCTTCGTAACCATTGACAAACCCATGATTACAAAGGCAGTCGAG CTTGCCAAGGAAGCAGCTCAGCACTACGGAAGGAATTTCGTTGATGCTCTACTGTCTGGGGATGCTCGCTATTCTGAGTCTTTTGTGAATCCAGTTCTGGTTGCTGAGATGAAGTGTGTCATTCCCACTATTGGAGGAATTCCCTTTGAGATGAGTCTATccactgctgctgttgctgctgcagaTGTTCAGG TTCACATTGCCTCAACACCAAAACAGGATGGATCTAATGATGACTTACTGAACAGAAAATATCAACTTGAAACTGAAATCAGACCAAG GATTGATATGACGACATTTGCTGTGATGGGAGCAAACACAGAGGCACTTCAGGTTGCAATACTATCAAGAGCTAAATTCAGCTCCTTCGTGCCTGCCAAGATAAGCGCTGGTCTTGACATCACTGATGAGAACTTTAAGATTGATATCCTGCCTGTTTCCATGCCTAAGAACATTGTTGATATTGA AGTTGAAACTATTCCAGTTGcaagaaacattgacaacacaacAGTTAATGTTCAGGAGCTATCCTCCCTAGAGGAACTTTCTTCTGCTGACACTTGG TCCCAAAAGACACTGTCCCAAAGGTCGGCTGACATCAAGCAATGGAAAGCAGCCAGGAAGACACGTTGTATCAAGGTCTTTGGAGCAATGCAGGTTTGTTTGAGCATTGCCACTAACAGCTCTGCCTCCAGGAGAGACAAGGCCTTGACTGGAAAGCACTCACTTGCGCTGTCTTTGAAACCAA TTGAAGGTGAACCTGTTGAAAAGCTTCAAATGGAGGTTCAAGTTGGACAAAATGCTGCAAGGAAGATGATGAAACAGGTCGATCAGTGTGCCGAAGAAATCATTGAAGGAAGACCCATTTTGACAAAGCTCAGGAAAATCTTGGCTCCTAGTCATAGAAACAGCAGTAGGTCAGCATCTTCTTCCAGCGTATCTTCCAGCTCATCCAGCTCCTCCAGCTCATCCCATCCCACAAGTAATGccattgatgcagtaattcaaGCCTTTGGACTTCAAAGACGCCgaagcagcagtagcagcagcagcagcagaagcagcagcagcaagatcaggagcagcagcagaagaagaagaagaggcagcaGGCGCAGCAGCAAGAGGAGTAGCAGCATCTCAAGTAGCAGCcgcagaagcagaagcagcagcagcagcagcagcagcgttagcagcagcagcagaagcagcagcagaagcagaagcagcagcagcagcagcagaagc gacagcagaagcagaagaagcagaagaagcagcagcagcagcagaagaagcagcagcagcagcagaagcaacagcagcagcagaaccagcagaaccagcagaaccagcagaaccagcagacgCAGCTCCTCCAGATCACTCAGATCTTCCAGTGCAAGTTCTGCATCTAGCCTCATGTCTATTTTCTCATCAAGCTCTAGTTCTTCCTCCAGGTCTCGTAACTCAAAG GAATCTCAGCGCAGGTCAGCATCATCTTTCGTAAGCCGTAGTGCAAGCTCTCAAGCCTCCAACACGAAG GACAAATCCTTTGATGATCCTAATGTCACCATCCTCCTGAAAGTTGTCAGAGCTGACATGAAGCCACAGGGTTATCAAATCACTACCTACATGGACAGATCTACAACCAAGCTTCACATGATTCTGGCAGACTTGGCAGAAGACTGGATGGTCCGTGCTGATGTGGTGCCGAGAGTGCATAGagcaatt GCCAAAATCAGGTGGggagaaaaatgcagaggatacaaCACCACTATCACAGCTGAGACCGGCCTTGTTGGTCAAAACCCTGCAGCTCGCCTCAAAGTGCAATGG ATGAAATTTCACCCTACTTACATGCAATACAGATTTGGTAAAATGTCTAATATTCCTCACAGGATGAATAACCGCAAGTTTGCAGCAAAGCATGAAAACAGCACAAACCAGATTTCCTTTACAGTGGTTGCAACATCCGAGAAGACCATTAATGTGATTGTGAAGGAAAAT AGAGTCATCTATAAGAAGAGGGTTGAGCTTCCCATCCGTCTCCCACTTAGCTATATGGATGATCTTACTCCCATCAATGGCGTAAGCAACAAAGTCACTTACCTGTTTGCTAAGGCTGGTTCAG CTCAGTGCATGTTTGATGGAaccacactggtcacattcaACAAGAACCATTTCCAGAACTACCAGCCTTTGCCTTGCTACCAAGTTCTGGCCCAGGATTGTACTGGAGAGGTGAAGTTTATTGTTCTGCTGAAGAAGGATGAGAATGGCCAACACCATATCAATGCAAAAATTGCTGACTT TGACCTTGACCTCTATCCAATGGACGCTGAAGTGGTTGTCAAAATTAATAACCGGGAAATACCCAGGGACACCCAGCTATACGTCATGAATGAAG GTGCTATCATGATCAAGAGAAGGGGTAAGGGCATCTCTGTGACCGCTGGCTCTTTTGGACTTAATGAACTCTACTTTGACAAAGAATCATGGAAG GTTGATATCGAGGACTGGATGAGAGGACGCGTCTGTGGAATTTGTGGCATGGCTGATGGACAAGTCTCAAAGGGATTTTACGGACCTGACGGACATGAGATCAAAAATCCTGTCAGCTTTACTCATTCTTGGGTTCTGTCCGCTCAGAGCTGCAGGGACAACAGTG AGTGCCGTTTGAGGCTTGAGACTTTGCAGAGGCAGAAGCAGTTCCAGGGTCAGCAGGTGACGTGCTCCTCTGTTGAGCGTGTGCTGCAGTGCTTGCCCGGCTG CCCTGTGAGGACCACCCCCATCACCGTTGGCTTTAACTGCCAGCAAGCAG GTGGCCAGCACAGCTCAGAGGTTACCAGTGTCCACAATCACAGCGCCGACCTGATGGAAACTGTACAAGCCCACCTTGGCTGCAGCTGTAACGCACAGTGCGCTTAA